In Cryptomeria japonica chromosome 5, Sugi_1.0, whole genome shotgun sequence, the genomic window TGATCCcgatatgttccagagggtatatatagggtattatgtaaaaATTTGTAGGACAAAAGAactagaaatcagaataaggatttCGATTTGTGATTAGTGATTCGGTTGACTCtgagagttccagatggattgtatctggcttgtagcctacatgtaactggttgactaccgaatgttctaagatgattgtatgatgataaccggttggttgccagaggttctaagacaataatgtgatatgtttatgtaatcttcctatgttttcttgttgctttcattgtgttactcttgctgcataagccgatcagttctcttttgagggtttatgCGTTATGGTTGCATCACTATAGAGGATTTTACTTGTTGTATGGGATAGGTTGGAAGCTATTTTTTGGGGGCTTTTCTTGTCTTTAGCTTCTTGGATACAGGGATGGTTCatgcttttctcttcttcctcatgGTGTCTTCTTTTGTTGATCTTATGGAGGTGGGAtcctcttctattgaggtggatggGAGCTTTGCAGAAGAGGTATGGACTTATTGGTTTGAGGACTTTGATATGTTTTGTAGGTTGGTTTTGGGTGCAATTTTAAAACCCAATAAGAAGGTTTGGGGATCTTGTCAAAACCCTTTGTTCCTCTTCTTGATCCTAATGGGTCGAGAGGTTCATGTATCTCTTGATGTTAAGCTTATGAGAGCCTTGCTAAAACACATTGATAAGGTTAAGGGTGTCTATAAAAACCCTTTGGAGGTTATGGGAACCATGTTAAAACCCATTATTAAGGTGAAGGGTGATTGGAATAATTGTTTACTCAAGTCTAAGTAGTCTAGTATGTTGGCTTTGGACTTCTTTTACAACTAGTTCTTTCATGCTTAGCTTGTGTTGTATGGTTGCAGATTGGTTGCTGGTTCTTGTGTAATTTTTTATTGCAACATTCTTTGTGTTGGTTTTAGATCCCATAATCTAAGGGTTTCATAtccccctcaaaacctattatttccTTAATAAAAAAAACTATCTTTTTGGGTCAAGAACCAAACtagaaaaatattattatattttttgtcTATAAGATAAATAAGAAAAATTATATTATGGTATGAAAGACATGGAATGGAATATATCAAACTAAAAGCTATACAATTTATTCTATATACATGTGACCATTATAAGGGGCATTTGAATTTTAATATAAAGAGAATTGAGCATTGTAGTAAGAGCATTTATGTATGTGGACTATGTATTATTGATCGTCAATATTAATGGTAAACCTAAATATTTGTAGCTTTGATTATAAAGATTGTTGTTGAATCTAAAAAGTTATACCATAAATCATAAAGATTGTTTCTAAACCTATGAGAGTTTTCATCAAAAAGGTCATTGTAAATGACTTCACCTTCTCTATTGATAGAATTATTAAAGGCATCTTATTatggataatgatgaacaaaggtAATCAAAGGTGTTCCAAAAAAAGATAAGTTATTTATACTTTAGAGAAGCTATTGgagttaaatatttttaatttgtaCATGGGTAGCTAATAAATCTATTTGTTATAAGTGACCCTCATCATCTATTTAAGTTTTGTGATAAAATAAATGTTATGGGATAcgttaaaaatataaattatatttgatCAAATTCCACAATATTTATCATGGAAAGTTGTCTTAAACAAGAAACACATCTACTCGCATATGTTATCTATTTAAGGATCATTAGATCtataaaaagaaaattagaaaaactaTTAAATTCTCCAATTTCAATATAATGCACTTTTAAAACATTATTGGCCATCCAATTGATTGCAACTTTaaacaactttaaaaaaaataaaaaaatctctttTTAAGTTTCAAACTCTCTCCAAACTCTCAACTAATAAATTTATCTGCAACTTCTCTTAATTCATTCGCGATCAAGGGGAAATTATCATGTAGGAAGAACTCTGAGTAAATGGCGACCTTCCAGTACTTAAATCAGTTTAACTATTTTACTTAATATTTGTTATAATGCTTGTAATAATGCTTTCAACTATTCTAGAATTGGATGGAGGGTTGAATACATCGGTTTGTCGTTAAATATAGTTTTAGAATGTCACATGAAGTCATTCAAGTTCATGACAAATAACAATCATTTCACTACATTGTATGAACTAAAATGTATTCCTTTTTCATAATATAATATGTTTATTTTTGTAGAAAATAATGAGCAGAAATTCGCCACTTCCAACATTTTCAATGCAAGTCTACTGATGTGTTGCCTTTGGTCATCGACTAGTCATTGGGATAATATGCATGCACAGAAACTGAAAATGCTTTGGCTTGTgctatgaaaataaataaaaaactttaGTTCAAATATGGTACGTGAAAATCAAACTATTTACTGGACTATGCGAACACAAAGATGACAATATAAgtaaatgaataatttatttaggcTATGTGGCGTTGTTGTGATTGACATAAGGACGGCCCTACATTTTATGGAACATATGATTAAAGAAAATCAATGATGTTTTGCTTAGATTTTGTTGGATTTCTTCACTTTTGCAAGAGTGGAGGTAAAAATACTTATTTAAACAAAATTATTGAAACAACATTTACTTTTGTCTCTGTATTTACAATTTGAAATGTTCACAGAATTATATTGGAATTTAGAGGGTTATCTCTTTATATATCTCGGTACGGTGGACAATATAACTGAGCAACATATCTTGTACAATCTTTTTCAATCAAGTCCTGCGTTAATATAAACAGGCATTCACCGAAAGTGAAATGTTAATTGGTCTCCAAGTGAACCAACACCTGGCCAACTGCACACATGCTTTGGTTCCTTGATTTGATGTCAGAAGGACTAAGATGTCCACTATAGAAAGCAACTTTGTACAAAAGCTACAATGACACTCGGTACCACTTTTATTGCTTCAACCAGAACCCCAAAATTCCAATCATATTATGTTCACCTTAGTTATAGTCTGTGGTTGGATGAACGGCTGGTTTGAGCTTTCGTTTGCTATATATACTTACACGTGTTCTTCCGTCTACTCACAAAGCATTCTCTCTTCTGCAGCATTCCCTTATCTGGGTTTTTCACCTTAGTTTGTAAATCAATTCCTTCTGCCTCGCCTAAAAATTCTGCTATGGCAAGGAGAAAGGGAAATACCCAAGTCCTTATTGTGAAGCACATAATCAGAGTCCTCTGTAGGCATGCCAATTCCATTAAAGCAGATGGATATGCTCTTTTTTCAGGGAGAAGGAGAAGTTTCAGCTCAAGAAATGAGTTCTTGAGCAGATCGCGTGGTAGCCTCCCTGCCGATGTGCCAAAGGGACACTGTGCAGTTTATGTTGGTGGCGAACAATCTAGGTATATTATCCCCACAAAGTATTTGAATCATCCTCTGTTCAGGGAATTGCTAGATAAGGCCGAAGAAGAGTATGGGTTTGATCACCAGATGGGACTTACAGTTCCCTGTGAGGAGGTGGCTTTCCAGTACCTGACATCCATGCTGCGGAAAATGGTGTAGCATTAGAAGAGGTGAAAGTGGATGAACTCATTGTCTTCCCTCCCTCAAGAGAAATAGATCTTATTGTTTTGGGTGTAACATTAGAAGAGGTGAAAGTGGATGAACTCATTGTCTCCCTCCCTCAAGAGAAATAGATCTCATTATTTTGAGCTTTGAGGAGCACCAATGTGGCTTACATGTTATGATGCACCATCTTCACAAGAGCTGGTTGAAGCACAAGCAGGGGCTTGACTGGAAAAGGCCAGCCTGTGCATAATCAGAAGTCATTATAatgtatattttttaaaacaatattaaaaatctgTGAACTCATCAATTGACTGTATATTTTTCTTTGGCATTCAGCTCAAGTTTTTCTTTTTATCTCTCTAGATGTAATGGCCTTTATCGATTCTGCCATCTTGAGTTTCTTGTGTGGTGGATCTTAGCTGTCTGAATTTTGTTTATATGCTCTTATCAAATTTACTATTACAAACAATCATTTAATGAGACTGTTGCTCTCTTTTGGCATTTTATACGAACAATAATAGGAACATTGTTGtcctattaaatataattttataattaattaatcttaaaaAGTGATGAATAATTGTCTTGGGtagttttttaatattcaaaactaaTAGATGTAATAagcaaaaagaaaataaatttataataCATTTATAAGGTAATATTTGGCTGCAATATTTATATTGAATGTTTATATGTTGtaaaaaaacattttatttaaaatGTTGTATTATTGCAATAACTAAAATgaattctttaattattttttaaaaatattagtaactttaaataaaacataaaaaatatttttaaagatcaaaattcataaaataacAATTGAAATTTTGTAACGAATGTTTTCAAAAGTAGTATTTTCAACAAAATCTTTATGTAAATGTTTCAACAAATAAATGATATTTGATAATAATTTAACTTCTTTTACTATACCTAATCTTATATTTGAAATCATTTACTACATAATAAAGATTAAATCACATAGAACAAGATTCATATATGAATAGTTTGTGATGATTCTAGTCAAATAAGCTAAATAAAAAAGGGTTATCATTGGAGCATATCATCCTTTATTTTTAAGAGattttgtagacatataaaaaatcACTAATGCTTTTATGTCTTGTCTTGTCATGTCATCACTTTTGGCCAATTCTTTTatctagattaattaaatattttttatttgtttaaccAATTAattattcttttctttttattattaattaaataatttaagtttACTATTAATTAAGcaattcaattatttaattaaattaaattttagttcctaatttttttcaaaattaaataaatttcaattaatttatttaactttctcacctcaaataaataaaattactattttatttatttcctctaTGCATTTCACAATCTTCTTTATCCTTCCACGTCATCAATCTATGTGCATTATAGGTCCTACCCTCTCTTGATTTTTCTCATCCATTAATCTTTCTAATTAATCTCAACCTTTTGTCAAATGCTATGTGGGGAATATAAATAAGACCTTCACTCATTTATTTAGCctagctaacactttcattatcaAAATCAAGAGAACATATCATGATCAATCTATCCTACCCTAGTTAGCACTATTATTATCAAAAATCTTTAGAgaatatcatgaaatatctatcttaGGTAGCTTTCTTATGATCTAGTATCCTATTCAATCTATTATCAAGCACAAATCGATCATTGGCATTATCAAGAAACAATAGAGAAATCTAAGGTCTTTGCTAtgatattattatttatcatttgttGTGTGCATAAATCTTAAGCTATTGAGTGAATTTGTGAATGTAACTTTGGATCTTCATTGCATTGTTTCCATCTTATTTGATTCATATTTTCATGTCACCCATACTTTGGCTTGCCTCATGGGACTCAAATCCCTTATTTTGAGAAGAAATTTGTAAGAAACTATGTTATTTTGAAGTTGTAGGTTAGGTTTGTGCATTCAAATCGACTAGTCATGCTTCTGAATCGAACTATGGTGCATTTGATATGAAAATAATATCTATTTTTCTCTATAGAAGAGTTCATTATGTTTTAATATAAAGCCATGATTTTGGTTATTAAATCTACATATTTGGTAAATAAAGTCACATTTGGTTAGTAAACCAATGAATTTAGTCAATAAATCCACACATTTGATCAATAAAGTCATGTGCTTCAATAATGTAGAGGCTAGAAAGGTATATTTCATCATCCTAAGATTCATTTGGTCAATGCAAAGGTTCATTTGATTATTACAGGGTCATATTTGGTTAGTATAAGGGCACATATGGTCCTTGTGTATCACCTTTCATGAAAACAAGCAAAACGTTTGATCTACATAttatattatcaaaatttaaaaagcATTGGAAAACTAGTTTAGAGCTCTACATTCTAGATAAAGTGGAATTTTCAAATCTTGCATAAAACATTTGGTAAATTTGTTCAAGTTGCCCtttctttgtaaagtatcataTTGTAAGGTTTGTTCCTTGGTCTTTTAATTTTCTCTTGTATGttcaaaattcaatatttgaatacaTTGAATTGTTTTAGGATTGAACTTACTAGAGAGGATcacatttataattttataaatatgaaAGAATTTGAAAAGACTAACTAGATTTTGTTGTATGATGGAGCTTGCAGCAATAGCAATTCATTATTGGCTTAGGCTCAAATTTGAGGAGttataaatatttgaataaaaCCATTGTTAGTAACAAGAAATAATTAATTACAAGTATATATAATTATttagaataaataaattattgCACACTCCTCCTATTTTCATAATTTGTCTATTTTAGTCAatcttattttcatttattttatcatattttcTTCTATATTTTCACAAGAAAATATATATTATAGCATCAAATACATGCAAGGGAATGTATCAAACTAAAAGtcatataattcaatcaatttaaTTTAGAACATTATAAGGTCCACTTGAATTTTATTTATGTAGAGAACTGATATTTGTAGTGAAACCATTTTTATATGTAAAATACATTTCATTGATTGTCAATATTGTTGTTAAACCTAAAAATTTGTAACATCTATCATATATATCACAATTGAATCTAAAAGGTTCTAGCATTGATCGTAGATACCATAGTTGAATATAAAATTTGTAGTGTAAATCATAGAGATTGTTGCTAAACTTATGAAGGTTTTAAGCACTAAGATCATTGCAATGACTTGACCTTCTTTACTAATAGAATTATGAAAGACATCTTATTACAAAAAATGATGAATGAAGGTAATAAGGATCAAAATAAGAATCAGTTATCTATACTTTGGAGAAGATATTAgtgttaaatatttttcatttgtgcATTGATAGCTGATAAATCTATTTGCTATAGGTAGCTCCCGTCATGGATTTAAATtttgtgataaaataaaatttataagggatgctaaacatttaaatatatttgatcatacttgaaaacatttgTCATTGATAATCATGTCTCGTGTCAGAAACACATCTATCCACATATACTATTTATTTAAAGAACACTAGATctataaatatagaaaaaaaaaattctaaaataaaaatcACTGGCAATGAATTTCTCTGCAATTTCTCTTAATTCATTTACGATCAGGGGGTAATTATGATACAAGAACAACTCTAAGTAAATGGCGAGCTTCTAATGCTTAAATCAGTTTAACTGTTCCACTTACTATTTGTTATAATGTTGCTCAGGGGGAAATTATGATATAGGAACAACTCTAAGTAAATGGCGAGCTTCTAATACTTAAATCAGTTTAACTGTTCCATTTactatttgttataatgttagTAATAATGCTTTCAACTATTCTACAAATGGATTGAGGGTCGAATCCACCAGTTTAGCGTTAAATATAGTTGTAGAATGTCACAAGAAGTCATTGAAGTTCATGACAAATAACAATCATGTGACTATATTGTATGAACTAAAATGTCTTCCTATTTCAGGATATAATATGATTGTTTTTGTAGAAAATAATGAGCAGGCATTCGCCCCTTCCAACATCTTCAATGCAAGTGTATTGATGTGCTGCATTTGGTCATTTTTGGGGTAACATACATGCTCTAGCTTATGATATGAAGAGAAAAACAATTTTTTGTTCAAATATAATACATGAAAATCACGCTATTCACTAGACTATGCGAAGACAAAGATGAGAATATCAGTTACTGAAGAATTATTTAGGTTCTGTGGCGTTCTCGTGATTAACATAAGGACAGTTCCATATTATATGGAACATTTGATTAGAGAAAAACAATTATATTTTGCTTAAATTTTGTTGGATTTGCTTCAGTTATTTCTAATTAAACTTGATTCGATTAGATTTTCTGGGCTTGTTCTTCTACTAAACTTTTTTAAAAATTcatgaaaaaaattatatattttcactTTTACAATAGTacaggccaaaaaaaaaaaaactaaaattattGAAACAACATTTAGTTTACTCTCTGAGTTTACCATTTAACATATTCACGAAACTTTATTGGAATCTAGAGGGTTATTTGTTGATAGATCTCTGTATAGTGGAGAATATACATGAGCAACATGTCATGTGCAATCGTTTTCAATCGAGTCCTGCATTAATATAAACAGGCATTCACCGAAAGGAAATGTTAATTGGTCTGCAAGTGAACCCACATCTGGGCAACCCCACACATGCTTTGGTTCCTTGATTTGATGTCAGAACGACTAAGATGCCCACCATAGAAAGCAATTTTGTACAACAACTATAAGCACATTCGGTACCACTTTTATTGTTTCAACGACACTCCAAATTTCTAATCATATTATGTTAACCTTGAGTTGAAGTCGGTAGTTAGATGAATGATTAGTCTGAGTTTTCCTTAGCTTTATATAATTTAACATGTTCTTCCCTTTACTCACAAAGCATTCTCTCTTCTCCAACCTTCTC contains:
- the LOC131032790 gene encoding protein SMALL AUXIN UP-REGULATED RNA 12, giving the protein MARRKGNTQVLIVKHIIRVLCRHANSIKADGYALFSGRRRSFSSRNEFLSRSRGSLPADVPKGHCAVYVGGEQSRYIIPTKYLNHPLFRELLDKAEEEYGFDHQMGLTVPCEEVAFQYLTSMLRKMV